TGGACTCTAAACAAAATGAAAGAACACTAGTTAGTGTCCCGTACAGCATCGGCTAATATGCGGACAGCCGTGCGCCGaaagagtatataatatacaaaaacccATGTTTATCTAGGACCATTCCTATAGGAAAAAATAATCCGAAGTGGCAAAATAAGATTTATCCAATTTTGATTCATGATTTCCAATTAATACACCTTTTATAAATGTTccaaaaggtatttttttttgtgaaagtaaTGCCATAACAGGGGCAAaagtaattgtatttttaaggtCTGAAAAGCCACGCAAGATGGAGAAAATGGTTGTTTTCTTGACAAGGATGGAATGGAACTGTACTATCTCAAAGTGCTAAGCAGTTTGCTCGTTAAGAGTTATTTCTCGATTAGAGTTTTACAGTGGTTATACCGCGTATAAcaagctataaaatatatagccAGTGTACAGctcttttataaactttttttcgtTGGAGTCTTTCAGAGAATTATTTTGCAAACACTGTGACAAAGACGTGTTGTGTGATTGTAAATGACAGAGACGCAAAAGTTGTAACAGTAATAGATTTTAAGTGAGAGCTTAAAATCTATTTCTGTAACAACTTTTGTGACGAAAGGTAAGTAGGTAGTACATATATAACATTTTCAAATGTGGCACAATATTCCATTCAATGAAATCAGTTTGTATATagacgtaaaaaaaatttagtaatcGAAGTTTATTATCTAAACCAAtgtttttgtaaacaaatatacGACTAACCTACGAATGTAttgagtaaaaataatatttacactaACAATTCCTATTTTGATtcgttaaaaaacttaaataaataatcgtttGAGAATGAGCTTTCGATTAtaactgaaaatgtttttttataatgattgaTCGTGAcacataataagtatttattagaaTATTACCAGTCGATACTAACACACCCGCACATTCGATACCACAGCCTACGGCCAATATACAACTAATCTAGTAACAATGTAATCTGTGACTTGATTATCACAAAATGTGTGTTATTACATCACACGATCGACATAAACGTCAGTCGTTTATAGCACGACTCGACGTCGACCGTGTAGGTAATAACACCGAATATCGGAAATCAAAGTTAGGCACTAAACTGATCCCAGATTTATCGTTAAAGACCCTCATACGGAGTTTATTAATTGCTAAATTGAATCGTAAATATAAACTGTAGAATGATGTCTCACTTTATTCCTGCTGGCATATAGCCCagcaattatttatatactatgcGAAAACAACCAAATCACTAGCTCTAACTAAGTAATTCCGTGTTTCTAGTCATCAATTAATATTTGACAAGGGCACTTCTTGacattattattgtttcttGTTTTTGTATATCTATCTAATAATAAACAGTTTAGGCGTAGGAAGCATCGACGGTCGACAGGTCAAGGGAGGGAAGGAGTTAGGGGAAGGGGCAGAAGGCCGAGAAACGGAAGGCATTCCTTCGGGAGAAGTCAGGGAAAGGGGGTCGAGAGCACGAGGCGCGGGCGGCGCCGGCTAGGAGCGGAAGAAGCGCACGGCGCGCACGACGTACTGGCGGCAGATGGGGCACTCGGCCAGCTGCTTGGAGCACGCCGTGCACGCGGCGATGTGGCCGCACTCCAGCAGCACGCACTCCAGCGGGGCCGCCATGCAGATCTTGCAGCTGTCTTCTATGGGCAGGTTGTCGACTTCTGCGGGACATGCGGGTCGGTTATCAGCGACGGCCGTGAGCATGGGCGACGGACGGAGCCGCGCCGGCGAACGCCGCGATCGGTTCGGCACAGAAAACCTCGGTAGATGCCACTCGGAcgacattaattttaaatattggatagaagcaggcatcaCTCCGAGGTATTCCACGAGCGCCACGTCCGCGAGTGGAAGCGCGGGTCGACACTCACGGTCTTTGTACTTGGCGTGGTCGCGCCACAGCAGCTTGGCGCGCTCCAGCAGGTCGGCGCGCTCCAGGCAGCCGCGGTACTGCACGCGGTTGCGCCCCAGCAGCTCCTTCAGCTGCTTGGCGCTCAGCCGCTCCAGCTCCGACGCCCGCCGCAGCCGCGCCAGCGACACCGCCGCGGGGGGGCTCTCTGCGGGGGGCCAGTCGCCAGCAGAAATATAACACTTACGATGCCTATTATTTTTCTCTATGCACATACTGAGATATTTTTTCATAgtcaaattcatatatttcaagttgAAATAAATTCGAGGCCtactttatgagcacttttgaaacttcaagtatgtatgtttgtagtgacactaccGGCGATCCGAAAAGAAGATTCTACGCACCCCGTCGTTTTCGGTTTAGACGTACAGATTAGTCGACGGCTGCGACCCTCACCTTCGGAGGAGTCGTTGTGTTCCGCGGGTATGATGTCCTCGTGCAGGCTGGTGGTGCCGGCGGAGCCCCGGCTGGCGGCCGACAGCGCCGACTCGCTGCGCAGCTCCAGCGACGACGCGGCGCGCTGCGGCGTGCCGCGCTCCGCCGCCCGCAGCAGCACGTCGGAGTCTGCGCACGCCTGCGTTACTGCCGCACACATGCTCGTGCATGCGCACGTCAAACTATGGCTGCGAGCGGTCCATCCCACATTGCCATTTTAAACTACTTAAGATGCCACCTGGTTAGACCAATTATTCACACCCAGCTTTTTTGACACTCTTTggacttttctataatttgGTACAAACAACTACGAATTACATATTACGCTGAAATATGTATTGGCAATAGACTGTCATTACtctaacatctttaaatttgtCTCACAATGACTCTCGGACCCATtctatagatcgcacgaacggGCCGTTCTGTATTTTGCAGAATAAGTGATGTCATACAGatcttttgttattatttaatttcaaatttgaaCCTGATGAAATGCATTTCATTCGTGTTGACATTAAGTAGACGTCGATTTATATTACTACTTTCTACATTAGAGAATATTTTTGGTGTGAGTTACAAATACGGTGGGTTCGAAGAATGGTTACCGTATGAATGTTTTCCCAACGtcggaaaaatatttgttagtagaaaaatatacaaaacattcAACGCTAATTCATAGTAACGGCAGTTTTGGTTGGGTACATCTTGTCAGAAAGGCATTCTTTCAAGGGCcgtacaatattaaaataagttctAGCTAGTAATATGACGCAATATGGTATCGCattatttaaagctaaaattGTATCGATACGAATCTCGGCACTAGTAGCATGTGTGGGAGGACACACGCCATGACCCTGCTGAAACACTTATGCGACCTGcataattttgttattgtgtACTCTGTGACTACTCATAAATATGAAGCGAGTTActgaataaatatgaataatcgTAACAGAATGCACAAAGAATCAACTGCGCAAGAGATGAGCTGATAGTGGTACAGATAAATCTTTCCTTTGTCGTTTCATGGCAACTAGAAACGAAGCGAATAGAAACGTTCCGTGGATCTCAAACGGAAGATAGATTTACGATTCATCAGGTCAGGTCAGATATTCAAAtgcaatttaagtttttttcacTGATCAACACTCCGATCGTTGTCTTTCGGAATGGAGGATAAGCGGATGCTGTCTGGCTACACACCAATATTAGTATTATAGTAGTCACAAAACCGCCGGGTTCTGTAACTACTGGTTGGCGAGACTGACCGTTGGGCAGCGGGTCCGCGGGCCGGAACACGAACTCCCAGCCGGTGTCGGCCAGGTCCTCGATCTCGTAACAGTCCGTGGTGTCCACGCGCACCGCCTCCACCGGGCTAGCGGCCAACGCACTGGCGCCCAACGAGCTGGCGCCCGCCACCGATGCCGCTTCCTGCTCCGGCGCAGGAAC
The Pararge aegeria chromosome 6, ilParAegt1.1, whole genome shotgun sequence genome window above contains:
- the LOC120624195 gene encoding E3 ubiquitin-protein ligase RNF34 isoform X2 — its product is MPCESCAVQFSVFKRKRACSECERFYCSGCLRRGGGTMCAACRVLSTRPLARQYIAHLKVRDLQYFLQRQNVSTRGCVEKEELVNLCVSHVNSAAYRRRGSRSGASPFTTLKGITTNINEFITSAFDLRNPNTSQPNTTDFRSSCRNASHVHSPTNEPPDIPDRRFTPTPGGERDVRVPAPEQEAASVAGASSLGASALAASPVEAVRVDTTDCYEIEDLADTGWEFVFRPADPLPNDSDVLLRAAERGTPQRAASSLELRSESALSAASRGSAGTTSLHEDIIPAEHNDSSEESPPAAVSLARLRRASELERLSAKQLKELLGRNRVQYRGCLERADLLERAKLLWRDHAKYKDQVDNLPIEDSCKICMAAPLECVLLECGHIAACTACSKQLAECPICRQYVVRAVRFFRS
- the LOC120624195 gene encoding E3 ubiquitin-protein ligase RNF34 isoform X1; amino-acid sequence: MPCESCAVQFSVFKRKRACSECERFYCSGCLRRGGGTMCAACRVLSTRPLARQYIAHLKVRDLQYFLQRQNVSTRGCVEKEELVNLCVSHVNSAAYRRRGSRSGASPFTTLKGITTNINEFITSAFDLRNPNTSQPNTTDFRSSCRNASHVHSPTNEPPDIPDRRFTPTPGGERDVRVPAPEQEAASVAGASSLGASALAASPVEAVRVDTTDCYEIEDLADTGWEFVFRPADPLPNVTQACADSDVLLRAAERGTPQRAASSLELRSESALSAASRGSAGTTSLHEDIIPAEHNDSSEESPPAAVSLARLRRASELERLSAKQLKELLGRNRVQYRGCLERADLLERAKLLWRDHAKYKDQVDNLPIEDSCKICMAAPLECVLLECGHIAACTACSKQLAECPICRQYVVRAVRFFRS